The following are encoded together in the Kribbella voronezhensis genome:
- a CDS encoding LysR family transcriptional regulator, which yields MDSRQLEYFVAVAEELSFTRAAQRKFAVQSTVSAAIRALESDLKTTLFDRSTRRVTLSAAGEALLPEAKAALEALDRARAVVEEASTGLRGNIRIGTMTRLGLVDLAALLGAFYQRYPLVEVQVTTSPTGSSGLADDVRHGRLDISLVGLNPTELTGLEARELATVPFVVMVPSAHRLAGRDGIELRDMAGERFIDQLRGFGNRTTVDHAFDNAGIPRRVQVEVPDLSTVPEYVRAGLGVAVVPEVDLGNQPGVARLRLTDIDLTWTLSAITLSGKRPSRAVTALLDLMSDSIRPGAAF from the coding sequence GTGGACTCGAGACAGCTGGAGTACTTCGTCGCGGTGGCCGAGGAGCTGAGCTTCACCCGGGCAGCGCAGCGGAAGTTCGCGGTCCAGTCGACCGTGTCGGCGGCCATCCGCGCGCTGGAGTCCGACCTCAAGACGACGCTGTTCGATCGCTCGACGCGGCGGGTGACCTTGTCGGCCGCGGGCGAGGCGCTGTTGCCGGAGGCGAAGGCGGCCCTGGAAGCGCTCGACCGGGCACGCGCGGTGGTCGAGGAGGCGTCGACCGGACTGCGTGGCAACATCCGGATCGGCACGATGACCCGGTTGGGGCTGGTCGACCTGGCCGCGCTGCTCGGAGCGTTCTACCAGCGCTACCCCTTGGTCGAGGTGCAGGTGACCACTTCGCCGACCGGTTCGAGTGGGCTCGCCGACGACGTCCGCCACGGCCGGCTCGACATCTCCCTGGTCGGTCTGAATCCCACCGAGTTGACCGGCTTGGAAGCGCGCGAGTTGGCCACCGTCCCGTTCGTGGTGATGGTGCCGTCGGCTCATCGGCTGGCCGGCCGGGACGGGATCGAACTGCGCGACATGGCCGGCGAGCGGTTCATCGATCAACTGCGCGGGTTCGGCAACCGGACCACCGTCGACCACGCCTTCGACAACGCCGGAATCCCGCGCCGGGTGCAGGTGGAGGTCCCCGACCTGAGCACCGTCCCGGAGTACGTGCGGGCCGGACTCGGGGTCGCCGTCGTACCGGAGGTTGACCTCGGCAACCAACCTGGGGTGGCCCGGTTGCGGCTGACCGACATCGACCTGACCTGGACGTTGTCTGCGATCACGCTCAGCGGCAAGCGTCCGAGCCGGGCGGTGACCGCCTTGCTCGACCTGATGAGCGATTCGATCCGTCCCGGCGCCGCCTTCTAG